Proteins encoded within one genomic window of Manis pentadactyla isolate mManPen7 chromosome 4, mManPen7.hap1, whole genome shotgun sequence:
- the CLUH gene encoding clustered mitochondria protein homolog isoform X2, whose amino-acid sequence MVIKTDELPAAAPADSAREPSSQTGSKGRPGAADLPSVMLLNGDCPESLKKEEGAAEPPRENGLEEAEPGEETPGQEVIVIQDTGFSVKILAPGIEPFSLQVSPQEMVQEIHQVLMDREDTCHRTCFSLHLDGNMLDHFSELRSVEGLQEGSVLRVVEEPYTVREARIHVRHVRDLLKSLDPSDAFNGVDCNSLSFLSVFTDGDLGDSGKRKKGLEMDPIDCTPPEHILPGSRERPLCPLQPQNRDWKPLQCLKVLTMSGWNPPPGNRKMHGDLMYLFVITAEDRQVSITASTRGFYLNQSTAYHFNPKPASPRFLSHSLVELLNQISPTFKKNFAVLQKKRVQRHPFERIATPFQVYSWTAPQAEHAMDCVRAEDAYTSRLGYEEHIPGQTRDWNEELQTTRELPRKNLPERLLRERAVFKVHSDFTAAATRGAMAVIDGNVMAINPSEETKMQMFIWNNIFFSLGFDVRDHYKDFGGDVAAYVAPTNDLNGVRTYNAVDVEGLYTLGTVVVDYRGYRVTAQSIIPGILERDQEQSVIYGSIDFGKTVMSHPRYLELLERTSRPLKILRHRVLNDRDEEVELCSSVECKGIIGNDGRHYILDLLRTFPPDLNFLPVPGEALPEECTRAGFPRTHRHKLCCLRQELVDAFVEHRYLLFMKLAALQLMQQKASKMETPTSLENGGPPSSEPKPEEPPGPEAGSEEEGGSASGLAKVKELAETIASDDGTDPRSREVIRNACKAVGSVSSTAFDVRFNPDIFSPGVRFPESCQEEVRDQKQLLKDAAAFLLSCQIPGLVKDCTDHVVLPMDGATLAEVMRQRGINMRYLGKVLDLVLRSPARDQLDHIYKIGIGELITRSAKHIFKTYLQGVELSGLSAAISHFLNCFLSSYPNPVAHLPADELVSKKRNRRRRNRPPGAADNTAWAVMTPQELWKNICQEAKNYFDFSLECETVDQAVESYGLQKITLLREISLKTGIQVLLKEYSFDSRHKPAFTEEDVLNIFPVVKHINPKASDAFHFFQSGQAKVQQGFLKEGCELISEALNLFNNVYGAMHVEICACLRLLARLHYIMGDYAEALSNQQKAVLMSERVMGIEHPNTIQEYMHLALYCFASSQLSTALSLLYRARYLTLLVFGEDHPEMALLDNNIGLVLHGVMEYDLSLRFLENALAVSTKYHGPRSLKVALSHHLVARVYESKAEFRSALQHEKEGYTIYKTQLGEDHEKTKESSEYLKCLTQQAVALQRTMNEIYRNGSSANIPPLKFTAPSMASVLEQLNVINGILFIPLSQKDLENLKAEVARRHQLQEATKNRDKAEEPMATEPEPAGPPRDAASQPQATKDPSSPSLQG is encoded by the exons ATGGTCATCAAAACGGACGAGTTGCCGGCGGCCGCCCCGGCCGATAGCGCCCGGGAACCCAGCTCGCAGACCGGTAGCAAAGGGCGGCCGGGAGCGGCCG ACCTGCCGTCAGTCATGCTGTTGAATGGAGACTGCCCGGAGAGCCTCAAGAAGGAGGAGGGGGCTGCCGAACCGCCGCGGGAAAATGGGCTGGAGGAGGCCGAGCCGGGAGAGGAGACCCCTGGACAGGAAGTCATTGTCATTCAGGACACAGGCTTTTCTGTGAAGATCCTGGCCCCAGGGATTGAGCCCTTCTCCCTgcag GTGTCCCCCCAGGAGATGGTACAGGAGATCCACCAGGTGCTCATGGACCGTGAAGACACATGTCACCGCACTTGCTTCTCGTTGCATCTGGACGGCAACATGCTGGACCACTTCTCAGAGCTGCGCAGTGTCGAGGGGCTGCAGGAGGGCTCGGTGCTACGCGTGGTGGAAG AGCCATACACGGTGCGGGAGGCCCGGATCCATGTGCGCCACGTCCGAGACCTGCTCAAGAGCCTGGACCCGTCCGATGCTTTCAACGGGGTTGACTGCAACTCCTTGTCCTTCCTGAGTGTCTTTACTGATGGTGACCTGGGAG ACAGTGGGAAGCGGAAGAAAGGCCTGGAGATGGACCCCATTGACTGCACACCACCTGAGCACATCCTTCCGGGGAGCCGGGAGCGGCCGTTGTGTCCCCTGCAGCCCCAGAACCGTGACTGGAAG CCCCTGCAGTGCCTGAAAGTGCTCACCATGAGTGGCTGGAACCCACCCCCTGGGAACCGCAAGATGCACGGTGACCTCATGTACCTGTTTGTGATCACGGCTGAGGACCGGCAAGTCAGCATCACGGCGTCCACACGGGGCTTTTACCTGAACCA GTCCACAGCGTATCACTTCAACCCCAAGCCAGCCAGCCCCCGCTTCCTCAGCCATTCCCTGGTGGAGCTGCTCAACCAAATCAGCCCGACCTTCAAAAAGAACTTCGCTGTGCTGCAGAAGAAAAG GGTCCAGCGCCACCCGTTCGAGAGGATTGCCACCCCGTTCCAGGTGTACAGCTGGACAGCCCCCCAGGCAGAGCACGCCATGGACTGTGTGCGTGCTGAGGATGCCTATACCTCAAGGCTGGGCTATGAGGAGCACATTCCCGGACAG ACCCGGGACTGGAACGAGGAGCTGCAGACAACAAGGGAACTGCCCCGCAAGAACCTGCCTGAGCGGCTCCTGAGAGAAAGAGCCGTATTCAAG GTGCACAGTGACTTCACAGCAGCAGCCACGCGGGGTGCCATGGCAGTCATTGATGGCAACGTGATGGCCATCAACCCCAGCGAGGAGACCAAGATGCAGATGTTCATCTGGAATAATATCTTCTTCAGCCTTGGCTTTGACGTCCGTGACCACTACAAGGACTTTGGTGGGGATGTGGCGGCCTATGTAGCGCCCACCAATGACCTGAACGGCGTGCGCACATACAATGCAGTGGACGTGGAGGGGCTGTACACACTGGGCACAGTGGTGGTGGATTACCGCGGCTACCGCGTCACGGCCCAGTCCATCATACCCGGCATCCTGGAGCGGGACCAGGAGCAGAGCGTTATCTATGGCTCCATTGACTTTGGCAAGACAGTGATGTCACACCCTCGATACCTGGAGCTGCTGGAACGCACGAGTCGGCCCCTCAAGATCCTGAGGCACCGGGTGCTCAACGACCGTGATGAGGAGGTGGAGCTCTGCTCCTCCGTGGAGTGCAAGGGCATCATTGGCAACGACGGGCGCCACTATATCCTCGACCTGTTGCGCACCTTCCCCCCCGACCTCAACTTCCTGCCCGTGCCTGGCGAGGCACTGCCCGAGGAGTGCACGCGCGCCGGCTTCCCCCGCACCCACCGGCACAAGCTCTGCTGCCTGCGCCAGGAGCTGGTGGACGCCTTCGTAGAGCACAG GTACCTCCTCTTCATGAAGCTGGctgccctgcagctcatgcagcagAAAGCCAGCAAGATGGAGACGCCCACCTCACTGGAAAACGGCGGCCCCCCCTCCTCGGAGCCCAAGCCTGAAGAACCTCCAGGACCTGAGGCAGGAAGTGAGGAGGAGGGCGGCAGCGCTAGCGGCCTGGCCAAGGTGAAGGAGCTGGCAGAGACCATTGCCTCAGACGACGGGACAG ACCCTCGGAGCCGGGAGGTGATCCGCAACGCGTGCAAGGCTGTTGGCTCCGTCAGCAGCACAGCCTTCGACGTTCGCTTCAACCCTGACATCTTCTCACCAG GGGTTCGCTTCCCTGAATCTTGCCAGGAGGAAGTTCGGGACCAGAAGCAGCTGCTGAAAGATGCTGCTGCCTTCCTGCTCTCCTGCCAGATCCCTGGCTTG GTGAAGGACTGCACAGACCATGTGGTGTTGCCCATGGATGGGGCTACGCTGGCCGAGGTGATGCGCCAGCGAGGCATCAATATGCGCTACCTGGGCAAGGTGCTGGACCTGGTGCTCCGGAGCCCAGCCCGAGACCAGCTGGACCACATCTAT AAAATCGGTATCGGAGAGCTCATTACCCGCTCTGCCAAGCACATCTTCAAGACATACTTACAG GGAGTGGAGCTCTCAGGCCTCTCAGCTGCCATCAGCCACTTCCTGAACTGCTTCCTGAGTTCCTATCCTAACCCTGTGGCCCACCTGCCAGCTGATGAGCTGGTCTCCAAGAAGAggaacaggaggaggagaaacCGGCCTCCTGGGGCGGCAGATAACACAGCCTGGGCTGTCATGACCCCCCAGGAGCTTTGGAAGAACATCTGCCAGGAGGCCAAGAACTATTTTGACTTCAGCCTTGAGTG TGAGACCGTGGATCAGGCCGTAGAGTCCTATGGGCTGCAGAAGATAACGCTGCTGCGGGAGATCTCCCTAAAAACCGGAATCCAG GTCCTACTGAAGGAGTACAGCTTCGACAGCCGCCACAAGCCTGCCTTCACTGAAGAGGATGTGCTGAACATCTTCCCCGTGGTCAAGCACATCAACCCAAAGGCCTCGGATGCCTTCCACTTCTTCCAGAGCGGGCAGGCCAAAGTACAGCAGG gcttcctgaaggagggCTGCGAGCTCATCAGTGAGGCCCTGAACCTGTTTAACAACGTGTACGGAGCCATGCACGTGGAGATCTGCGCCTGCTTGCGCCTCCTTGCCCGTCTCCACTACATTATGGGCGACTATGCCGAG GCTCTGAGTAACCAGCAGAAGGCAGTGCTGATGAGTGAGCGAGTGATGGGCATCGAGCACCCCAACACCATCCAGGAATAC ATGCACCTGGCCCTCTACTGCTTTGCCAGCAGCCAGCTCTCCACAGCCCTGAGCCTGCTGTACCGTGCCCGCTACCTCACACTGCTCGTGTTCGGGGAAGACCACCCTGAGATGGCTCTGCTGGAC AACAACATCGGGCTGGTGCTGCATGGAGTGATGGAGTATGACCTGTCGCTACGCTTCCTGGAGAATGCGCTGGCCGTCAGCACCAAGTACCATGGGCCCAGGTCCCTCAAGGTGGCCCTCAG CCACCACCTTGTTGCTCGGGTCTATGAGAGCAAAGCCGAGTTCCGGTCGGCCCTGCAGCACGAAAAGGAAGGCTATACCATCTATAAGACCCAG CTGGGCGAGGACCACGAGAAGACCAAGGAGAGCTCCGAGTACCTCAAGTGCCTGACCCAGCAGGCCGTGGCCCTGCAGCGCACCATGAATGAAATCTACCGTAACGGCTCCAGTGCCAACATCCCACCTCTCAAG TTCACAGCCCCCAGCATGGCCAGTGTCTTGGAACAGCTCAACGTCATCAATGGCATCCTCTTCATTCCTCTCAG CCAAAAAGACTTGGAGAATCTGAAAGCCGAGGTGGCGCGGCGGCACCAGCTCCAGGAAGCCACCAAAAACAGGGATAAGGCTGAGGAGCCCATGGCCACCGAACCTGAGCCAGCAGGGCCCCCCAGGGATGCggcctcccagccccaggctACCAAGGACCCTTCTTCCCCAAGCTTGCAGGGGTAG
- the CLUH gene encoding clustered mitochondria protein homolog isoform X1 yields MVIKTDELPAAAPADSAREPSSQTGSKGRPGAADLPSVMLLNGDCPESLKKEEGAAEPPRENGLEEAEPGEETPGQEVIVIQDTGFSVKILAPGIEPFSLQVSPQEMVQEIHQVLMDREDTCHRTCFSLHLDGNMLDHFSELRSVEGLQEGSVLRVVEEPYTVREARIHVRHVRDLLKSLDPSDAFNGVDCNSLSFLSVFTDGDLGDSGKRKKGLEMDPIDCTPPEHILPGSRERPLCPLQPQNRDWKPLQCLKVLTMSGWNPPPGNRKMHGDLMYLFVITAEDRQVSITASTRGFYLNQSTAYHFNPKPASPRFLSHSLVELLNQISPTFKKNFAVLQKKRVQRHPFERIATPFQVYSWTAPQAEHAMDCVRAEDAYTSRLGYEEHIPGQTRDWNEELQTTRELPRKNLPERLLRERAVFKVHSDFTAAATRGAMAVIDGNVMAINPSEETKMQMFIWNNIFFSLGFDVRDHYKDFGGDVAAYVAPTNDLNGVRTYNAVDVEGLYTLGTVVVDYRGYRVTAQSIIPGILERDQEQSVIYGSIDFGKTVMSHPRYLELLERTSRPLKILRHRVLNDRDEEVELCSSVECKGIIGNDGRHYILDLLRTFPPDLNFLPVPGEALPEECTRAGFPRTHRHKLCCLRQELVDAFVEHRYLLFMKLAALQLMQQKASKMETPTSLENGGPPSSEPKPEEPPGPEAGSEEEGGSASGLAKVKELAETIASDDGTADPRSREVIRNACKAVGSVSSTAFDVRFNPDIFSPGVRFPESCQEEVRDQKQLLKDAAAFLLSCQIPGLVKDCTDHVVLPMDGATLAEVMRQRGINMRYLGKVLDLVLRSPARDQLDHIYKIGIGELITRSAKHIFKTYLQGVELSGLSAAISHFLNCFLSSYPNPVAHLPADELVSKKRNRRRRNRPPGAADNTAWAVMTPQELWKNICQEAKNYFDFSLECETVDQAVESYGLQKITLLREISLKTGIQVLLKEYSFDSRHKPAFTEEDVLNIFPVVKHINPKASDAFHFFQSGQAKVQQGFLKEGCELISEALNLFNNVYGAMHVEICACLRLLARLHYIMGDYAEALSNQQKAVLMSERVMGIEHPNTIQEYMHLALYCFASSQLSTALSLLYRARYLTLLVFGEDHPEMALLDNNIGLVLHGVMEYDLSLRFLENALAVSTKYHGPRSLKVALSHHLVARVYESKAEFRSALQHEKEGYTIYKTQLGEDHEKTKESSEYLKCLTQQAVALQRTMNEIYRNGSSANIPPLKFTAPSMASVLEQLNVINGILFIPLSQKDLENLKAEVARRHQLQEATKNRDKAEEPMATEPEPAGPPRDAASQPQATKDPSSPSLQG; encoded by the exons ATGGTCATCAAAACGGACGAGTTGCCGGCGGCCGCCCCGGCCGATAGCGCCCGGGAACCCAGCTCGCAGACCGGTAGCAAAGGGCGGCCGGGAGCGGCCG ACCTGCCGTCAGTCATGCTGTTGAATGGAGACTGCCCGGAGAGCCTCAAGAAGGAGGAGGGGGCTGCCGAACCGCCGCGGGAAAATGGGCTGGAGGAGGCCGAGCCGGGAGAGGAGACCCCTGGACAGGAAGTCATTGTCATTCAGGACACAGGCTTTTCTGTGAAGATCCTGGCCCCAGGGATTGAGCCCTTCTCCCTgcag GTGTCCCCCCAGGAGATGGTACAGGAGATCCACCAGGTGCTCATGGACCGTGAAGACACATGTCACCGCACTTGCTTCTCGTTGCATCTGGACGGCAACATGCTGGACCACTTCTCAGAGCTGCGCAGTGTCGAGGGGCTGCAGGAGGGCTCGGTGCTACGCGTGGTGGAAG AGCCATACACGGTGCGGGAGGCCCGGATCCATGTGCGCCACGTCCGAGACCTGCTCAAGAGCCTGGACCCGTCCGATGCTTTCAACGGGGTTGACTGCAACTCCTTGTCCTTCCTGAGTGTCTTTACTGATGGTGACCTGGGAG ACAGTGGGAAGCGGAAGAAAGGCCTGGAGATGGACCCCATTGACTGCACACCACCTGAGCACATCCTTCCGGGGAGCCGGGAGCGGCCGTTGTGTCCCCTGCAGCCCCAGAACCGTGACTGGAAG CCCCTGCAGTGCCTGAAAGTGCTCACCATGAGTGGCTGGAACCCACCCCCTGGGAACCGCAAGATGCACGGTGACCTCATGTACCTGTTTGTGATCACGGCTGAGGACCGGCAAGTCAGCATCACGGCGTCCACACGGGGCTTTTACCTGAACCA GTCCACAGCGTATCACTTCAACCCCAAGCCAGCCAGCCCCCGCTTCCTCAGCCATTCCCTGGTGGAGCTGCTCAACCAAATCAGCCCGACCTTCAAAAAGAACTTCGCTGTGCTGCAGAAGAAAAG GGTCCAGCGCCACCCGTTCGAGAGGATTGCCACCCCGTTCCAGGTGTACAGCTGGACAGCCCCCCAGGCAGAGCACGCCATGGACTGTGTGCGTGCTGAGGATGCCTATACCTCAAGGCTGGGCTATGAGGAGCACATTCCCGGACAG ACCCGGGACTGGAACGAGGAGCTGCAGACAACAAGGGAACTGCCCCGCAAGAACCTGCCTGAGCGGCTCCTGAGAGAAAGAGCCGTATTCAAG GTGCACAGTGACTTCACAGCAGCAGCCACGCGGGGTGCCATGGCAGTCATTGATGGCAACGTGATGGCCATCAACCCCAGCGAGGAGACCAAGATGCAGATGTTCATCTGGAATAATATCTTCTTCAGCCTTGGCTTTGACGTCCGTGACCACTACAAGGACTTTGGTGGGGATGTGGCGGCCTATGTAGCGCCCACCAATGACCTGAACGGCGTGCGCACATACAATGCAGTGGACGTGGAGGGGCTGTACACACTGGGCACAGTGGTGGTGGATTACCGCGGCTACCGCGTCACGGCCCAGTCCATCATACCCGGCATCCTGGAGCGGGACCAGGAGCAGAGCGTTATCTATGGCTCCATTGACTTTGGCAAGACAGTGATGTCACACCCTCGATACCTGGAGCTGCTGGAACGCACGAGTCGGCCCCTCAAGATCCTGAGGCACCGGGTGCTCAACGACCGTGATGAGGAGGTGGAGCTCTGCTCCTCCGTGGAGTGCAAGGGCATCATTGGCAACGACGGGCGCCACTATATCCTCGACCTGTTGCGCACCTTCCCCCCCGACCTCAACTTCCTGCCCGTGCCTGGCGAGGCACTGCCCGAGGAGTGCACGCGCGCCGGCTTCCCCCGCACCCACCGGCACAAGCTCTGCTGCCTGCGCCAGGAGCTGGTGGACGCCTTCGTAGAGCACAG GTACCTCCTCTTCATGAAGCTGGctgccctgcagctcatgcagcagAAAGCCAGCAAGATGGAGACGCCCACCTCACTGGAAAACGGCGGCCCCCCCTCCTCGGAGCCCAAGCCTGAAGAACCTCCAGGACCTGAGGCAGGAAGTGAGGAGGAGGGCGGCAGCGCTAGCGGCCTGGCCAAGGTGAAGGAGCTGGCAGAGACCATTGCCTCAGACGACGGGACAG CAGACCCTCGGAGCCGGGAGGTGATCCGCAACGCGTGCAAGGCTGTTGGCTCCGTCAGCAGCACAGCCTTCGACGTTCGCTTCAACCCTGACATCTTCTCACCAG GGGTTCGCTTCCCTGAATCTTGCCAGGAGGAAGTTCGGGACCAGAAGCAGCTGCTGAAAGATGCTGCTGCCTTCCTGCTCTCCTGCCAGATCCCTGGCTTG GTGAAGGACTGCACAGACCATGTGGTGTTGCCCATGGATGGGGCTACGCTGGCCGAGGTGATGCGCCAGCGAGGCATCAATATGCGCTACCTGGGCAAGGTGCTGGACCTGGTGCTCCGGAGCCCAGCCCGAGACCAGCTGGACCACATCTAT AAAATCGGTATCGGAGAGCTCATTACCCGCTCTGCCAAGCACATCTTCAAGACATACTTACAG GGAGTGGAGCTCTCAGGCCTCTCAGCTGCCATCAGCCACTTCCTGAACTGCTTCCTGAGTTCCTATCCTAACCCTGTGGCCCACCTGCCAGCTGATGAGCTGGTCTCCAAGAAGAggaacaggaggaggagaaacCGGCCTCCTGGGGCGGCAGATAACACAGCCTGGGCTGTCATGACCCCCCAGGAGCTTTGGAAGAACATCTGCCAGGAGGCCAAGAACTATTTTGACTTCAGCCTTGAGTG TGAGACCGTGGATCAGGCCGTAGAGTCCTATGGGCTGCAGAAGATAACGCTGCTGCGGGAGATCTCCCTAAAAACCGGAATCCAG GTCCTACTGAAGGAGTACAGCTTCGACAGCCGCCACAAGCCTGCCTTCACTGAAGAGGATGTGCTGAACATCTTCCCCGTGGTCAAGCACATCAACCCAAAGGCCTCGGATGCCTTCCACTTCTTCCAGAGCGGGCAGGCCAAAGTACAGCAGG gcttcctgaaggagggCTGCGAGCTCATCAGTGAGGCCCTGAACCTGTTTAACAACGTGTACGGAGCCATGCACGTGGAGATCTGCGCCTGCTTGCGCCTCCTTGCCCGTCTCCACTACATTATGGGCGACTATGCCGAG GCTCTGAGTAACCAGCAGAAGGCAGTGCTGATGAGTGAGCGAGTGATGGGCATCGAGCACCCCAACACCATCCAGGAATAC ATGCACCTGGCCCTCTACTGCTTTGCCAGCAGCCAGCTCTCCACAGCCCTGAGCCTGCTGTACCGTGCCCGCTACCTCACACTGCTCGTGTTCGGGGAAGACCACCCTGAGATGGCTCTGCTGGAC AACAACATCGGGCTGGTGCTGCATGGAGTGATGGAGTATGACCTGTCGCTACGCTTCCTGGAGAATGCGCTGGCCGTCAGCACCAAGTACCATGGGCCCAGGTCCCTCAAGGTGGCCCTCAG CCACCACCTTGTTGCTCGGGTCTATGAGAGCAAAGCCGAGTTCCGGTCGGCCCTGCAGCACGAAAAGGAAGGCTATACCATCTATAAGACCCAG CTGGGCGAGGACCACGAGAAGACCAAGGAGAGCTCCGAGTACCTCAAGTGCCTGACCCAGCAGGCCGTGGCCCTGCAGCGCACCATGAATGAAATCTACCGTAACGGCTCCAGTGCCAACATCCCACCTCTCAAG TTCACAGCCCCCAGCATGGCCAGTGTCTTGGAACAGCTCAACGTCATCAATGGCATCCTCTTCATTCCTCTCAG CCAAAAAGACTTGGAGAATCTGAAAGCCGAGGTGGCGCGGCGGCACCAGCTCCAGGAAGCCACCAAAAACAGGGATAAGGCTGAGGAGCCCATGGCCACCGAACCTGAGCCAGCAGGGCCCCCCAGGGATGCggcctcccagccccaggctACCAAGGACCCTTCTTCCCCAAGCTTGCAGGGGTAG